A window of Thermodesulfobacteriota bacterium genomic DNA:
AAGATCGTGTGCCATTATTTCAAGCGGTGACCCGGGAATTTATGCCATGGCCGGACTCGCTTTTGAGATTTGCAAAAAGAAAAATATCAAGATTACACCTTCTTCTTCGCGTGCAAAATCTTCGATGGCAGTCGAGGTTATTCCAGGAATACCCGCACTCTGTGCCGGCGCATCACTTTTGGGGGCGCCATTAAGCCATGATTTTGCAGCTATAAGTCTTAGTGATCTTTTAACTCCATGGGAGGTTATTGAAAAACGGATAGAAGCCGCAGCGAGTGCGGATTTTGCAATTGTTTTATATAACCCTAAAAGTAAAAAAAGAACCTGGCAACTTGAAACAGCACAGAAGATTATATTAAAATACAGAGATAAAAAAACTCCTGTCGGAATTGTTGTAAGCGCCATGCGAAAAGATGAAATGGTGACGCTTGTTTCCCTTGAAGAGCTTCACATAGCATACGCAAACATGCAGACAACTGTATTTATCGGAAACAGCAAGTCGTTTAAATATCTCGATTTTATGGTTACACCAAGGGGGTATGACAAGAAGTATATGGGCGCTTAGTTATATTTTTGCCGGATGGACTGCGGAAGGTTTACTAAAAAAATAAACATCGAACATCGTGGCGCCAACATCGAATTTTAAATGGGAAAAGATGAAGAAACAGAAATAGTCGTAAGATGTTAGGTATTGTTTTTTTATTCAATTTTAAAATAATTTGAGGAGCGGAGCGACATCATTATTCGACGTTCGATGTTGGACGTTCGATGTTCAGCAATTTGTTGGAGATAAAATATGAAAGGATATGTACAGGTTTACACAGGAAACGGTAAGGGGAAAACAACGGCTGCACTGGGGCTTTCTGTAAGGGCGGTAGGAGCTGGATTGAAAGTCTTTATCGTGCAGTTTCTGAAAATGGGAGATTACAGTGAAATAAAAGCGCTTGAAAGATTTTCTGATCTCATTACCATAGAACAGTATGGAGTTGGCCGTTTTGTCAGGGGAAAGCCATCACCTGAAGATATAGAAGCAGGTAGAAAAGGTCTTGAAAAATTGAAATCAATAATTTTAGCAGGTGAGCATGATGTGGTGGTTATTGAAGAAGGAAATGTTGCGGTAATGTGCGGTCTTTTTTCAGCGCAGGATCTTCTGGCTATTATTAAAATGAAACCGGATAGTATGGAGATAGTTGTTACTGGACGGGGTGCCACACCTGAAATAATTGAAAGGGCGGATCTTGTCACAGAGATGAAAGAAATCAAACATTATTATCAAAAAGGGGTGAAGGCCAGGATTGGAATCGAAAAATAAAGTTGATGGCTTTATAAAGAGCGATATGTTA
This region includes:
- the cobJ gene encoding precorrin-3B C(17)-methyltransferase — encoded protein: MSKRANDVLKSVDTVAGYTTYIDLVYPLIKDKNIISTKMTKEINRVEEAIDVAFSGRSCAIISSGDPGIYAMAGLAFEICKKKNIKITPSSSRAKSSMAVEVIPGIPALCAGASLLGAPLSHDFAAISLSDLLTPWEVIEKRIEAAASADFAIVLYNPKSKKRTWQLETAQKIILKYRDKKTPVGIVVSAMRKDEMVTLVSLEELHIAYANMQTTVFIGNSKSFKYLDFMVTPRGYDKKYMGA
- a CDS encoding cob(I)yrinic acid a,c-diamide adenosyltransferase, which codes for MKGYVQVYTGNGKGKTTAALGLSVRAVGAGLKVFIVQFLKMGDYSEIKALERFSDLITIEQYGVGRFVRGKPSPEDIEAGRKGLEKLKSIILAGEHDVVVIEEGNVAVMCGLFSAQDLLAIIKMKPDSMEIVVTGRGATPEIIERADLVTEMKEIKHYYQKGVKARIGIEK